A single genomic interval of Pyruvatibacter sp. HU-CL02332 harbors:
- a CDS encoding nuclear transport factor 2 family protein gives MPDKQRVERFIDAVVHGDHVEAIRDFYHEDATMQENLGEPRRGRDTLMAHEAKALSNMQKMETKPVATFLVDGDNVAIRWTFIMTDKAGTRRQLEEVSLQRWDGDRIASEQFYYDSKTAWQMMDD, from the coding sequence ATGCCCGACAAACAGCGCGTCGAACGCTTTATTGACGCAGTCGTCCATGGCGACCACGTGGAGGCCATCCGCGATTTCTATCATGAGGACGCCACCATGCAGGAAAACCTCGGCGAGCCACGCCGGGGCCGCGACACACTCATGGCGCACGAGGCCAAGGCCCTGTCCAACATGCAAAAGATGGAGACGAAGCCCGTCGCCACGTTCCTCGTGGACGGTGACAATGTGGCCATCCGCTGGACCTTCATCATGACCGACAAGGCCGGTACTCGCCGCCAGCTGGAGGAAGTGTCCCTGCAGCGATGGGACGGCGACCGCATCGCGAGCGAGCAGTTCTACTATGACAGCAAAACCGCCTGGCAGATGATGGACGACTAG
- a CDS encoding VOC family protein, giving the protein MSRFLGDIRQNGYVVRDIERAMRHWTEVMGVGPFFYIEDVPVSNFEYGGKPSDVKMSIALANSGPLQIELIQQRNDAPSMYLDFLNAGHEGLQHVAFWTADFDRDMVQMTDRGFEVGHSGQIGADGRFVYFTQQDHPGSVIELSETNGRKGKFFQSIRDAADSWDGSDPVRKV; this is encoded by the coding sequence ATGAGCAGGTTTTTAGGCGACATCCGCCAGAACGGCTATGTGGTTCGCGACATCGAGCGCGCCATGCGCCACTGGACCGAGGTGATGGGCGTCGGGCCGTTCTTCTACATTGAGGACGTGCCGGTCAGTAATTTTGAGTATGGCGGCAAGCCGTCAGACGTGAAGATGAGCATTGCGCTGGCCAATTCCGGACCGCTGCAGATCGAACTCATCCAGCAGCGCAATGATGCGCCGTCGATGTATCTGGATTTTCTGAACGCGGGCCACGAAGGCTTGCAGCATGTGGCGTTCTGGACGGCAGATTTTGACCGCGACATGGTGCAGATGACCGACCGCGGATTTGAGGTCGGTCATTCCGGCCAGATCGGTGCCGATGGGCGCTTTGTGTATTTTACACAGCAGGACCATCCCGGCAGCGTCATCGAGTTGTCGGAAACCAATGGCCGCAAGGGCAAGTTCTTCCAGTCCATCCGCGATGCGGCGGACAGCTGGGATGGGTCTGATCCGGTGCGAAAGGTCTAG
- a CDS encoding cytochrome b/b6 domain-containing protein: MASEKFSGTAKTIHWVTALLVLVAILFSFGVIPPGFEGMPLDERLQTLMIHSGNGIVVLLLTFYRIRYRRTHTPPAYPDSMPAWQKTASKWNVYGLYALLIYQPIIGISHALTYVDGDIKPYGLINLTGLAPSDAALTQVFHVMHAIGGLALSALLIVHVAAAMKHWLIDRDKVFQRMLPYGKV, from the coding sequence ATGGCTTCGGAAAAGTTTTCGGGCACCGCCAAGACAATTCACTGGGTGACAGCGCTGCTGGTGCTGGTGGCAATCCTGTTTTCGTTCGGCGTCATTCCGCCGGGCTTTGAAGGCATGCCGCTGGATGAGCGGTTGCAGACGCTGATGATCCATTCCGGCAATGGCATCGTGGTACTGCTGCTGACCTTCTATCGCATCCGGTATCGCCGTACGCATACGCCGCCCGCCTACCCTGACAGCATGCCAGCTTGGCAGAAGACGGCGTCGAAATGGAACGTGTACGGATTGTATGCGCTGCTGATCTATCAACCGATCATCGGCATCTCACACGCGCTGACCTATGTGGATGGGGACATCAAGCCTTATGGCCTGATCAACCTCACAGGCCTGGCACCGTCTGACGCGGCTTTGACGCAGGTATTCCACGTGATGCACGCCATTGGCGGGCTGGCGCTGTCAGCGCTGCTGATCGTGCATGTGGCGGCGGCCATGAAGCACTGGCTCATCGACCGGGACAAGGTGTTCCAGCGGATGCTGCCTTACGGCAAGGTTTAG
- a CDS encoding haloalkane dehalogenase yields the protein MSHPLTANAYDTGTAMAQPNTSVIRTPDARFDNLPDWPFAPHYQEVAPGIEMHYVDEGPRDGEIVLLLHGQPSWSYLYRKMIPPLVAAGYRVIAPDLIGFGRSDKPTSKDMHSYSGHVAWMRSFVERLDLTGINVFVQDWGGLIGLRVVAEIPQRFASITAGNTGLPAAPFPMSLIGKWVMRRKAKAKGDTITSMDMINGFPDWIAHARFAREFNPGATLQSGTVNELSTDEVAAYQAPFPDEPYMMGPRAMPWLVPSELAKGQAAWKKLEALDTPVLLVFSDSDPVTAGQDKVFAKRFKGAKGQPHKVIKGGGHFLQDDKGEEIAAHMIEWMKGL from the coding sequence ATGTCACATCCGCTTACTGCCAACGCATACGACACGGGGACAGCCATGGCGCAGCCGAACACATCCGTTATCCGCACACCGGACGCCCGGTTTGACAATCTGCCGGACTGGCCCTTTGCACCGCACTATCAGGAAGTCGCGCCTGGCATCGAGATGCACTATGTGGATGAAGGCCCGCGTGATGGCGAAATCGTGCTGCTGCTCCACGGCCAGCCCAGCTGGAGCTACCTCTACCGCAAGATGATCCCGCCGCTGGTGGCCGCAGGCTATCGCGTCATCGCACCGGATCTGATCGGCTTTGGTCGCTCTGACAAACCCACCTCCAAGGACATGCACAGCTACTCCGGCCACGTCGCATGGATGCGCAGCTTTGTTGAGCGCCTCGATCTCACTGGCATCAATGTATTTGTGCAGGACTGGGGCGGCCTCATCGGCCTGCGCGTCGTTGCTGAAATCCCGCAGCGCTTTGCGTCCATCACCGCAGGCAATACCGGCCTGCCCGCGGCCCCGTTCCCCATGTCGCTCATCGGCAAGTGGGTGATGCGCCGCAAGGCCAAGGCCAAGGGCGACACCATCACCAGCATGGACATGATCAACGGCTTCCCGGACTGGATCGCCCATGCCCGCTTTGCCCGCGAGTTCAATCCCGGTGCCACCCTTCAGTCCGGCACGGTCAACGAGCTGAGCACAGACGAAGTGGCCGCCTATCAGGCACCTTTCCCGGACGAGCCCTACATGATGGGCCCGCGCGCCATGCCGTGGCTGGTGCCCAGCGAACTCGCCAAGGGACAGGCCGCGTGGAAGAAACTCGAAGCGCTTGATACGCCCGTGCTGCTGGTCTTCTCAGACAGCGACCCGGTCACAGCCGGTCAGGACAAGGTTTTTGCCAAGCGCTTCAAGGGTGCCAAAGGCCAGCCCCACAAAGTCATCAAAGGCGGTGGCCATTTCCTGCAGGACGACAAGGGCGAAGAAATCGCCGCTCACATGATTGAGTGGATGAAGGGCCTCTAG
- a CDS encoding CocE/NonD family hydrolase, with protein sequence MRKLFIVTAGIVAILIAGIAVIFSSGPELHEPSDLSDFIGTPDSPIIIKDISGLEDQVIIDRNVGVETRDGVRLSANVYRPKPEGPFPVVMMLTAYHKDEGPNQYPDYIRRNATPEYNMGQIKVSPWTPWEGPDPAYWVQQGYAVVTLDSRGYGKSEGVASVLSMQDRHDFHDAITWAGTQDWSNGNVGLTGVSYLAIAQWVAASSAPEHLKAIMPWEGQSDNYREVLFHGGIPETAFTEFWLTRVRSKANDINLPPAAIVNFAGERPMLMKWLQENVMPPSGIALEEITVPALIAASWSDHGMHTRGSFEGFKRIGSQQKWLYTHGQPKWDVYYSPEALEMQTAFFDHFLKGADNGFDTRPRVRLEVRDTLDTYSVRSEDTWPLPATVLTPLYLDAATDALADSQPTDSAVKRYDAVEGGAVFRKTFSEETELTGNMKLKLWVEAEGADDMDLFVAIRKYDASGEEITFYAKASYTKGPVALGWLRVSQRELDPDRSTPAQPVLAHERSLPLSSGEIVPVEIEILPSGTRFMPGETLEVSVQGRDQMDHMALAHKTTVNAGQHVIHTGGDYDSHLLVPVIPK encoded by the coding sequence ATGAGAAAGTTATTCATCGTGACGGCCGGCATCGTGGCCATTCTGATTGCGGGGATTGCAGTCATCTTCAGTTCGGGACCTGAGCTGCATGAGCCGTCCGACCTGTCCGACTTCATCGGCACGCCGGACAGCCCGATCATCATCAAGGACATTTCCGGACTTGAAGACCAGGTCATCATTGACCGGAACGTAGGCGTTGAAACGCGCGACGGCGTTCGGCTGTCCGCCAATGTCTATCGCCCGAAGCCGGAAGGGCCCTTCCCCGTGGTGATGATGCTGACCGCCTACCATAAGGACGAAGGCCCGAACCAGTATCCGGATTACATCCGCCGCAATGCGACGCCCGAATATAACATGGGCCAGATCAAAGTGAGCCCATGGACCCCCTGGGAAGGTCCGGACCCGGCCTATTGGGTGCAGCAGGGCTATGCGGTGGTGACGCTGGACAGCCGTGGCTATGGAAAATCCGAAGGCGTGGCCAGCGTGCTGAGCATGCAGGACCGGCATGACTTTCATGACGCCATCACCTGGGCCGGGACACAGGATTGGAGCAACGGCAATGTGGGCCTGACGGGGGTCTCGTACCTCGCCATCGCCCAATGGGTGGCTGCCAGCAGTGCACCTGAGCACCTCAAGGCGATCATGCCGTGGGAAGGCCAGAGCGACAATTATCGCGAAGTCCTGTTTCATGGCGGCATTCCGGAAACAGCCTTTACCGAGTTCTGGCTGACGCGGGTGCGCAGCAAGGCCAATGACATCAATCTGCCGCCAGCAGCGATCGTCAATTTTGCCGGTGAAAGACCGATGCTGATGAAGTGGCTGCAGGAAAACGTGATGCCGCCGTCAGGCATTGCGCTGGAGGAGATCACGGTCCCGGCTTTGATCGCGGCGAGCTGGTCTGACCACGGCATGCATACGCGCGGTTCGTTTGAGGGTTTCAAGCGCATCGGATCGCAGCAGAAGTGGCTCTACACGCACGGGCAGCCCAAATGGGACGTCTATTACAGCCCCGAGGCGCTGGAGATGCAGACGGCCTTCTTCGACCACTTCCTCAAAGGCGCGGACAACGGCTTTGACACCCGACCGCGCGTCCGGCTGGAGGTGCGTGACACGCTTGATACCTACAGCGTGCGCAGCGAAGACACCTGGCCCCTGCCCGCCACAGTGCTGACGCCGCTCTACCTGGATGCCGCCACAGATGCATTGGCTGACAGTCAACCTACGGACAGTGCCGTGAAGCGGTACGACGCCGTGGAGGGTGGTGCCGTCTTCCGCAAGACATTCAGCGAGGAGACGGAGCTGACCGGCAACATGAAGCTCAAGCTATGGGTTGAGGCTGAGGGGGCCGATGACATGGACCTCTTCGTGGCAATCCGGAAATACGATGCTTCGGGCGAGGAAATCACTTTCTATGCCAAGGCGAGCTACACCAAGGGGCCGGTCGCGCTTGGCTGGCTGCGGGTGTCGCAGCGTGAACTCGACCCGGATCGCTCGACCCCGGCGCAACCGGTGCTGGCCCATGAGCGCAGCCTGCCGCTGTCCAGTGGCGAGATCGTGCCTGTCGAGATCGAGATCCTGCCCAGCGGCACCAGATTCATGCCGGGCGAAACCCTTGAGGTGTCCGTGCAGGGCCGTGATCAGATGGACCATATGGCGCTGGCACATAAGACAACCGTGAATGCGGGACAACATGTCATCCACACCGGCGGGGACTATGACTCGCATCTGCTGGTGCCGGTCATTCCGAAATAG
- a CDS encoding LLM class flavin-dependent oxidoreductase, which produces MTNPVEISWFSALCDDDAEFLGTQDPAFLSTFEHCKEIVDAAEAGGFDNILLPSGFSLGIDPVAFAAGVAPTVKNMRLLLAVRCGEMWPPQLARQIATLDQMLGGRLTVNIISSDMPGQTMESAPRYGRTLEAMEIVRTLLDGKPVDIDGEHYQMQLDPMRIGTVSGKCPPFYFGGMSPAAREVAAKGADVFLMWPDTKDKVQALVDDMRTRAANHGRELKFGYRVHVIVRETEEEARAHARHIMSKLDVEEGEKLRARALDATSEGVRRQAMMRDGADDEGFAEENLWTGIGKARSGCGAAIVGNPDQVAAKLEMYREMGFSAFILSGYPHAKEAEYFSRLVLPKINHGPLLNARS; this is translated from the coding sequence ATGACAAATCCTGTTGAAATCTCCTGGTTCTCCGCCCTGTGCGACGATGATGCCGAGTTTCTTGGCACCCAGGACCCGGCTTTTCTGTCCACCTTCGAGCACTGCAAGGAAATTGTGGATGCTGCGGAGGCAGGTGGCTTTGACAATATCCTGCTGCCGTCCGGTTTCTCGCTGGGGATTGATCCTGTTGCGTTCGCGGCAGGCGTTGCCCCCACGGTCAAGAACATGCGCCTGCTGCTGGCCGTGCGCTGCGGCGAGATGTGGCCGCCGCAACTGGCGCGCCAGATTGCAACTCTGGACCAGATGCTCGGCGGCCGTCTGACCGTCAATATCATTTCTTCCGACATGCCGGGACAGACCATGGAGTCCGCGCCGCGCTATGGCCGCACGCTCGAGGCCATGGAGATCGTCCGTACACTTCTTGATGGCAAGCCCGTCGATATCGACGGCGAGCATTATCAAATGCAGCTGGACCCCATGCGCATCGGCACGGTGTCGGGCAAATGCCCGCCTTTCTATTTTGGCGGCATGTCCCCGGCCGCCCGCGAAGTCGCCGCCAAGGGTGCTGATGTTTTCCTTATGTGGCCGGACACCAAGGACAAGGTGCAGGCGCTGGTGGATGACATGCGCACCCGCGCGGCAAACCATGGCCGCGAACTCAAATTCGGCTACCGGGTGCATGTGATCGTGCGCGAGACCGAGGAAGAGGCGAGGGCGCACGCCCGCCACATCATGTCCAAGCTTGATGTGGAGGAGGGCGAAAAGCTCCGCGCCCGCGCGCTGGACGCAACGTCTGAAGGCGTCCGCCGTCAGGCCATGATGCGCGACGGCGCGGATGACGAAGGCTTTGCCGAGGAAAATCTGTGGACCGGTATCGGCAAGGCACGCTCAGGCTGTGGCGCGGCCATCGTCGGCAACCCGGATCAGGTGGCCGCCAAGCTTGAGATGTACCGCGAAATGGGCTTTTCCGCCTTCATTCTGTCAGGCTACCCCCACGCGAAGGAGGCCGAGTACTTCTCCCGGCTTGTGCTGCCGAAGATCAATCACGGCCCCCTGTTGAACGCGCGCAGCTAA
- a CDS encoding aldo/keto reductase → MSEIVIDRNPRALGASDIKVAPIAYGMWRFAGTTGAQAEIDANAKVEGALEAGITLFDTADVYGLDSDAPFGAAEELFGHVLKARPALRDQMVIASKGGIIPGTPYDSSAKYLRDACEASLKRLQIETIDLYQVHRPDLLTHPAELADTLQTLRKEGKIREYGLSNVTAHQISALQAHLDHPMATQQPELSALAIEPVTDGVLDLCMATNMTPLAWSPLAGGRLMLHASEAPTSQLSDVITTLDKLADKHAASRTAIALAFVLAHPSKPVAIIGSQTPARIADAMSALDVTLSREDWYSVYEAALGAPLP, encoded by the coding sequence ATGTCCGAAATCGTGATCGACAGGAATCCGCGTGCTCTCGGGGCGAGCGATATCAAGGTTGCGCCCATCGCCTATGGCATGTGGCGCTTTGCCGGAACCACCGGTGCCCAGGCAGAAATAGACGCCAACGCCAAGGTCGAAGGCGCGCTGGAAGCCGGCATCACGCTTTTCGATACAGCAGACGTCTACGGTCTGGATTCCGATGCCCCCTTCGGCGCGGCGGAAGAACTGTTCGGCCACGTCCTCAAGGCGCGACCCGCTTTGCGTGACCAGATGGTGATTGCCAGCAAGGGCGGCATCATTCCGGGTACCCCCTATGACAGCAGTGCAAAATATCTGCGTGACGCGTGCGAAGCATCCTTGAAGCGCCTGCAGATCGAGACAATCGACCTCTATCAGGTGCATCGCCCCGACCTGCTCACTCATCCCGCAGAGCTGGCGGACACGCTTCAAACCCTGCGCAAGGAAGGCAAGATCCGCGAATACGGCCTTTCCAATGTGACGGCGCACCAGATATCGGCCCTGCAGGCCCATCTCGATCACCCCATGGCCACCCAGCAGCCGGAACTGTCAGCCCTTGCCATCGAGCCCGTGACCGACGGCGTTCTTGACCTGTGCATGGCGACCAACATGACGCCCCTGGCCTGGAGCCCGCTTGCCGGTGGCCGCCTGATGCTGCACGCATCAGAAGCGCCCACATCGCAATTGTCTGATGTGATCACCACGCTGGACAAACTGGCGGACAAACACGCCGCCAGCCGCACCGCCATCGCCCTGGCCTTCGTGCTGGCGCACCCGTCAAAGCCCGTCGCCATCATCGGCAGCCAGACCCCGGCCCGCATCGCCGACGCCATGAGCGCCCTCGATGTAACTCTCAGCCGCGAAGACTGGTATTCCGTCTACGAGGCCGCGCTGGGCGCGCCGCTTCCCTAG
- a CDS encoding amidohydrolase family protein, whose translation MHDLVIRNGLVYDGLGGKPYEADVAIDGTTISIVGTVTDAGREEIDAKGQIVTPGFVDAHTHYDGQVTWDPYLQPSTFHGVTTAIMGNCGVGFAPCAPDRHSWLIGLMEGVEDIPGTALAEGIKWGWESFPDYMDVVEKSPLALDVGLQVPHGALRAYVMGERGARLEPATREDTDKMGALVEDALEAGALGVTTSRTEKHRDKDGEHTPTYKAEEMELNGIAEAMKRSGKGVIQLIADFRDVDWEFGMLRNMVEISGRPLSLTIEQDDRHPDTWKQVLDKIADANKAGLPMRGQVPARPTGVVMGLTASLNPFLLYKTWHEIMPRTLEAQVAALKDPDFRSRLLAEKVEFKEGEISTQLFTWFHKMFPLGSPPNYEPAPEDSVEAHAKRDGRDPRDVLLDWMAEDDGKALIYFPLMNYLPGDLSYVEQMLKHPNTTFGLSDGGAHVGIICDASFPTTMLTHWGRDRSRGDKLPLEWIISGQTKKTAELVGLYDRGVLAPGMKADVNVIDFDNLTMDKPEIVYDLPAGGKRFVQKTRGYTASIISGAVAFRDGEPTGVLGGKLIRGSQARPAAAQIPAAAE comes from the coding sequence ATGCATGATCTCGTGATCAGGAACGGGCTCGTTTATGACGGGCTGGGCGGCAAGCCTTATGAAGCTGATGTGGCCATTGACGGCACGACGATTTCCATCGTCGGCACAGTGACGGATGCGGGCCGCGAAGAGATTGATGCCAAGGGCCAGATCGTGACGCCGGGCTTTGTGGATGCGCATACGCATTATGACGGCCAAGTCACGTGGGACCCCTATCTGCAGCCTTCCACCTTTCATGGTGTCACCACCGCCATCATGGGCAATTGCGGGGTTGGCTTTGCGCCCTGCGCGCCGGACCGTCACTCATGGCTCATCGGCCTGATGGAGGGTGTGGAAGATATTCCGGGTACGGCGCTTGCCGAGGGCATCAAGTGGGGCTGGGAGAGTTTTCCTGACTACATGGATGTGGTCGAAAAATCTCCGCTTGCGCTGGATGTGGGTCTGCAGGTGCCGCACGGCGCGCTGCGTGCCTATGTGATGGGCGAACGTGGCGCGCGGCTTGAGCCTGCGACGCGTGAAGACACGGACAAGATGGGGGCGCTGGTTGAAGACGCCCTTGAGGCCGGGGCGCTGGGTGTCACCACCTCCCGCACGGAAAAGCACCGCGACAAGGATGGCGAACATACGCCGACCTACAAGGCGGAAGAGATGGAACTCAATGGCATTGCCGAAGCGATGAAACGCTCCGGCAAGGGTGTCATTCAGCTCATTGCCGACTTCCGCGACGTGGACTGGGAGTTCGGCATGTTGCGCAACATGGTGGAAATTTCCGGCCGTCCGCTGTCGCTCACCATTGAACAAGACGACCGGCATCCGGACACCTGGAAACAGGTGCTGGACAAGATTGCTGATGCCAACAAGGCCGGCCTGCCCATGCGTGGCCAGGTGCCCGCCCGCCCCACCGGCGTGGTGATGGGACTGACGGCGTCTCTCAACCCGTTCCTGCTCTACAAGACGTGGCACGAGATTATGCCCCGGACGCTCGAAGCGCAGGTGGCAGCACTCAAGGACCCTGATTTCCGGTCACGCCTGCTGGCTGAAAAAGTCGAGTTCAAGGAAGGCGAGATTTCAACGCAGCTGTTCACCTGGTTCCACAAGATGTTCCCGCTGGGCAGCCCGCCGAACTACGAGCCGGCGCCGGAAGACAGCGTGGAGGCCCACGCCAAGCGGGACGGCCGCGACCCACGCGACGTGCTGCTGGACTGGATGGCGGAAGATGACGGCAAGGCACTGATCTACTTCCCGCTGATGAACTATCTGCCGGGCGATCTGTCGTACGTGGAGCAAATGCTGAAGCATCCCAACACCACTTTCGGCCTGAGCGACGGCGGCGCGCATGTGGGCATCATCTGCGATGCCAGCTTCCCTACCACCATGCTGACCCATTGGGGCCGCGACCGGTCACGCGGCGACAAGCTGCCGCTTGAGTGGATCATCAGTGGACAGACGAAAAAGACAGCAGAGCTTGTGGGTCTCTATGACCGTGGCGTGCTGGCGCCGGGCATGAAGGCGGACGTCAATGTCATCGACTTTGACAACCTCACCATGGACAAGCCGGAAATCGTCTATGACCTGCCCGCAGGCGGCAAACGCTTTGTGCAGAAGACGCGCGGCTATACGGCCAGCATCATTTCGGGCGCCGTGGCGTTCCGCGATGGGGAGCCGACCGGTGTGCTGGGCGGCAAGCTCATTCGCGGCAGTCAGGCGCGTCCGGCGGCGGCACAGATACCGGCTGCGGCGGAATAA
- a CDS encoding NAD(P)H-dependent oxidoreductase, which produces MFNRNKDTAAPFTVLHIDASARKSGSVSRDLSDRIVSGLMSGNKDAKLIRRDLADGVPFIDETFTAAINTPEDQRTAAQKDALGVSDQLVAELQAADAIVIGSPIYNFSVPAVFKAWIDQVARAGVTFSYTENGPVGLLENKKAYVALASGGTQVGSDIDFASGWIKHVMGFIGIHDVELVAADRTMMDDQSVARAEAAVENLAA; this is translated from the coding sequence ATGTTCAACCGCAACAAAGACACCGCAGCCCCGTTCACTGTCCTGCACATTGATGCCAGCGCCAGAAAGTCAGGCTCCGTGAGCCGGGATCTCAGCGACCGCATCGTCTCAGGACTGATGAGTGGCAACAAAGACGCCAAGCTCATCCGCCGCGACCTCGCCGACGGCGTCCCCTTCATCGACGAAACCTTCACCGCCGCCATCAACACGCCGGAAGACCAGCGCACGGCAGCGCAGAAAGACGCCCTGGGCGTCTCGGACCAACTGGTCGCGGAACTACAGGCCGCCGACGCCATCGTGATCGGCTCCCCGATTTACAATTTTAGTGTCCCGGCGGTGTTCAAGGCATGGATCGATCAGGTGGCCCGCGCAGGGGTGACCTTCAGCTACACGGAAAATGGCCCCGTTGGTCTGCTGGAAAACAAGAAGGCCTATGTCGCGCTAGCCTCCGGCGGCACGCAGGTCGGCTCCGACATCGACTTTGCATCCGGCTGGATCAAGCACGTCATGGGTTTCATCGGCATCCATGATGTGGAGCTGGTCGCCGCCGATCGCACCATGATGGACGACCAGTCCGTCGCCCGCGCCGAGGCTGCTGTGGAAAATCTGGCTGCATAG
- a CDS encoding DUF4062 domain-containing protein, which translates to MEKRYQVFVSSTYADLKDERNEIIRTLLNLDCIPAGMEIFPASDDEQWRFIQGVIDDCDYYIIVIGGRYGSLSEDGIGYTEKEFDYAVAKGIPVLAFIHSKPDSISVEKSDIDPVLRAKLDDFREKVCTGRLVKMWEDSSGLAGLVTVSLVDAIKRFPAVGWVRGEGVASEGLLREINELRKENDSLKDEVNQISKSNLPDIEDIAGLDEKFSIRYTYPGRYSVEKGVYECTWGEILSAIGPKLEEYPTDTIMSYALGNYLKGKGRSANLSVNIQDIETIRIQFSALGLISTSYTKTTAGTMGLFWRPTKRGLSKAMELRVVRSTKPDA; encoded by the coding sequence TTGGAAAAGAGGTATCAAGTCTTTGTAAGTTCAACATATGCAGATCTAAAAGATGAAAGAAATGAGATCATTCGGACACTTTTGAACTTGGATTGCATACCTGCAGGTATGGAGATTTTTCCTGCTTCCGATGATGAGCAGTGGAGGTTCATTCAAGGAGTTATCGATGATTGCGACTACTATATAATAGTAATTGGGGGTAGATACGGATCGTTGTCAGAAGATGGCATAGGATATACTGAGAAAGAATTCGACTACGCTGTGGCGAAGGGGATTCCAGTGCTTGCTTTTATTCATTCAAAACCTGATTCTATTTCGGTCGAAAAGTCTGATATTGACCCAGTATTACGAGCGAAACTAGACGACTTTCGAGAAAAGGTATGCACTGGACGCTTGGTAAAGATGTGGGAAGATTCCTCAGGGCTTGCTGGCCTAGTTACCGTAAGTCTTGTTGATGCAATCAAGAGGTTTCCTGCGGTTGGTTGGGTGCGAGGTGAAGGGGTGGCAAGCGAAGGTTTGCTCAGGGAAATAAATGAGCTGAGAAAGGAAAATGACTCTCTGAAAGACGAAGTAAATCAAATCAGCAAATCAAATTTACCAGATATCGAAGATATAGCCGGATTAGACGAAAAATTTTCGATACGATATACTTATCCGGGCAGGTATTCAGTAGAAAAGGGCGTGTATGAGTGTACATGGGGCGAAATATTATCGGCAATTGGACCTAAGTTAGAAGAATACCCCACCGACACAATAATGAGTTACGCACTTGGAAATTATTTAAAGGGAAAGGGCCGTAGCGCAAATCTATCTGTGAATATTCAAGATATTGAAACAATACGAATACAGTTTTCAGCCTTGGGACTTATAAGTACAAGCTATACTAAAACAACCGCCGGTACTATGGGGCTTTTCTGGCGACCCACGAAACGGGGACTATCAAAGGCAATGGAGTTGCGCGTGGTTCGGTCGACAAAACCTGACGCCTAG
- a CDS encoding TetR/AcrR family transcriptional regulator, with the protein MDNKRNSPDRKRGKRSAEAADETRRGILAAAGRHFAADGFGATSLRDIADSAGTTHGLIRHHFGTKDDLWKAVVDDFIAQVAERQLPLFDKIDEDDPVDLLKAFITQFMRQTADMPEVAKLMLKEGGEQGPHLDYLVARILPVHELITPVFERVQKAGYLTEHDPESFFIFLVMLCSVPFALAPFTNKFYRDDIAGDAGVEAHINRVLSTLFPKTT; encoded by the coding sequence ATGGATAATAAAAGAAACAGTCCGGACCGAAAGCGCGGAAAGCGGTCAGCCGAAGCTGCTGACGAGACCCGCCGAGGCATTCTGGCCGCCGCCGGTCGGCATTTCGCGGCGGACGGCTTTGGCGCAACCAGCCTGCGTGACATTGCAGACAGCGCCGGCACGACCCATGGGCTGATCCGTCATCACTTCGGCACCAAGGATGACCTGTGGAAGGCCGTCGTCGATGACTTCATTGCGCAGGTGGCAGAACGCCAGTTGCCCCTGTTCGACAAGATCGATGAGGACGATCCGGTGGACCTGCTCAAGGCGTTCATCACGCAGTTCATGCGGCAGACGGCGGACATGCCGGAGGTTGCAAAACTGATGCTCAAGGAGGGCGGCGAACAAGGCCCGCATCTCGATTATCTGGTGGCGCGCATCCTGCCGGTGCACGAGCTGATCACGCCGGTGTTCGAGCGGGTGCAAAAGGCCGGATATCTCACAGAGCACGATCCGGAGTCGTTCTTCATCTTTCTGGTGATGCTCTGCTCGGTTCCCTTCGCTCTCGCACCCTTCACCAACAAGTTCTACCGCGATGACATCGCGGGCGATGCCGGCGTCGAGGCGCATATCAACCGTGTGCTGAGCACCCTGTTCCCCAAAACCACATAG
- a CDS encoding rhodanese-like domain-containing protein, translating into MSDKILHELSPAEVKAKMDAGDVVVIDVREPREYGAERIPGAFNFPLSTFDASALPTGGKPVILHCGVGKRSAMAAQKCFEGGAAEATHMAGGLGEWKKAGLPLIVTDPETGQPELKG; encoded by the coding sequence ATGAGCGACAAAATTCTGCACGAGCTGTCACCTGCCGAGGTCAAGGCGAAGATGGATGCGGGCGACGTAGTCGTCATTGATGTGCGTGAGCCGCGCGAATATGGCGCCGAGCGTATTCCCGGCGCGTTCAATTTTCCCCTGTCGACGTTTGATGCATCTGCTCTGCCCACAGGCGGCAAGCCGGTGATCCTGCATTGCGGTGTCGGCAAACGATCCGCCATGGCGGCTCAAAAGTGTTTTGAGGGCGGCGCAGCGGAGGCAACGCATATGGCCGGTGGGCTGGGTGAGTGGAAAAAAGCCGGCCTGCCCCTGATCGTCACAGATCCTGAAACCGGGCAGCCTGAACTAAAGGGCTGA